In a single window of the Candidatus Neomarinimicrobiota bacterium genome:
- the rimM gene encoding ribosome maturation factor RimM (Essential for efficient processing of 16S rRNA) — MARDTSDRNVFTIGTVLKGHGLKGEVKIDPLIDDMELLDGVQSVIATYPDGRVRELELDHVQAHSGKVLLAFKGIKDRNGADALRGVELSISREDLPPLEEGEYYLGDLIGYTVVSEDDTVTGRVQEVWDLPAHEVLQVSHGEREVLIPLIDDVIKEIDHSKRRIVIIPMEGLLD, encoded by the coding sequence ATGGCACGAGACACCTCTGACCGGAACGTCTTCACCATCGGAACCGTGCTTAAAGGGCACGGTTTGAAAGGGGAAGTGAAAATCGACCCGCTCATCGATGATATGGAGCTATTAGACGGCGTGCAGTCGGTAATTGCCACTTATCCCGATGGCCGGGTGCGGGAACTGGAATTGGACCACGTTCAGGCCCATAGTGGGAAGGTCTTGCTCGCCTTCAAGGGGATAAAAGACCGGAACGGTGCCGATGCCCTCAGAGGCGTGGAACTGTCAATTAGTCGGGAAGATTTGCCTCCACTGGAGGAAGGAGAATACTACCTGGGCGACCTCATAGGCTATACAGTTGTATCGGAGGACGATACCGTCACCGGTCGGGTGCAGGAAGTTTGGGATTTACCGGCGCATGAGGTACTCCAGGTGAGTCATGGCGAGCGGGAGGTGCTCATTCCCCTGATCGATGACGTGATCAAGGAGATTGACCATTCTAAGCGCCGGATAGTGATCATTCCTATGGAAGGGCTTCTGGATTGA